The genome window CTACCTTCGGGTTCGCAAAGATGGAGTCACCAATCGCAACCAAGTTTCCAGGCTGAACATTTTCAGGAGCTTTGCCCGGAATTGCCTGGTCGACATTCAAAGCTGCTTGAAGATCAACCGTCGGCAACTCGCGGCCGTCGCTACTAAAAGGGCCTGCTGAAACTAAACTTCCTGCACCAACCAAAACTGCACATCCCACAACTGGGGCAGCAATCTTAGCAAGAGTACGAGCTTTTTTGCTCATCTATACCGTCCTCGTTACTAACTTCCTAGGCGGGTTCCTGCCGGTGACCAAACCTGACGGTCGCCTGTGAATTCGCTTCGTTTTGAATGATTGTTACACAGCAACAAGAACAAAGCCAACGCTACCCCGCGATAGCACAAAGGCTTCCCACGGGAGCCCCCCACATAAGTATTGACCCTCACCACAAGATGTGCACCAGCAAATTCGCCGGGGGCTGCAGATAAACTACACATCTCCCAAAGGTCTAGAAGCTTTTAGCAGCAAACACGGGGGTGATTCTTATCACACAAGTCAGTTAAGCTTCAACGGCTCAAATCCACTCGAGCGGAAGCCAAACCTACTTATAAAAGTATTATCTTGCCCCCGAGGTCGTCCCAACTGGTCAACGCACTTCTCACACAGTTACCGAAAACTTGAGAGCCACACAGCGAATATTAAAACCCCCAGAGGAGGGCACTGCCAGAGAGCGGATTTGGTGGGCGGTTACACACACTTGTCACCTAGTATGTAACAGTTTTCGCTTTACTACCTATTAACCTTCTGGTTGGATTTCGAACACACATAGCTTTTCCAAAACTTAGCGATTACATCGGAGCAAAGACTCCACCGGAAGGATACAGATGAGCATTTATCAGTCCACGTACCCCACGGATCAGTTTGGCAACCGTTTCGTCCAAAATGACATGGGCAAGTACATCGAAACGCGGCCTGAAGTGTCTAGCGACATCAAAGACCGCAAGGCCTACTTCGTCGGCAGTGGAATCGGTAACCTGATTGCTGCCGGTTACCTGCTTCGCGATGGGCAAATGCCAGGGGAGAACATCACTTTCCTGGAACAGCTCGATGTTGCTGGTGGCTCCTTCGACGGTGCGGGCAATAACCAGGAGGGTTTCATTGCTCGCGGTGGTCGTGAAATGGGCCAGCACTTCGAGTGTTTCTGGGACATCATGAAAGACGTGCCGGCTATTGAGATGCCTGCTCCTCACACCGTGTTGGATGAGTTCAATAAGGTCAACGAAGAAGATCCAAACATTTCCAACTGTCGGATCATTAGCAACCAGGCGCAAACCCGGCTGAAAAACCCCAAGCTGGAGCTGAGCAAGAAAGCTCAATTGCAGATCGTCAAGCTGCTGCTCGCTAAAGAAGAAGACACCTACTACAAGACAATCGAAGACTGGTTCGGGAAAGATTTCCTCGAGTCCAACTTCTACACCTTGTGGCGGTCCATGTTCGCCTTCCAGGACTACCAGTCACTGACAGAAATGAAGCGATACTTCCACCGCTTCTTGCAGTACCTGCCAGGCTTCAGCGACTTCAGCTGCCTCCGGTTCTCGAAGTACAACCAGTTCACCAGCTTCATTGAGCCCCTTCGCAACTTCCTGAAGGAAAAAGGCGTGAAGTTCCAATACGGAACCTGTGTCAAGGACCTCGATATCGACGTCAAAGGAAGCAGTTTCACCGTCACCGGTATTGTCACGAATAAGGAGACAATCCCGACGCGGTCTCAAGACATCGTGATCGTCACCAATGGTTCGCTAACAGAGTCCACTGGCTACGGCGACATGAACACGGTGCCCGAGTTTAAGAAGACCCCGGGGCCGGCATGGAGTCTGTGGAAGAACATTGCCGAGAAGGCGCCAAACTGTGGCCGCCCGGAACGGTTCTGCTCGGACCCAGAATCTACTGTGTGGGAATCGATCAGCTTCAACTTCTACGACGGCTACGACAACCCGTTTACTCAGAAGCTTAAGGAACTTACTCACCGCGATGTCTTTAATGGGCGAGCAGTGACGGCTGGGATCATCACGGCACAGGATTCACCCTGGTTGTGCTCTCTTACCGTTCACCGTCAGCCCCAATTCCCCGGCCAACAGGACGGACTGTGTGTCGCATGGGCATATGGCCTCCATTGGTGGAAGAAGGGCACCGTAACCGGCAAGCCCATGCTGGAATGCACGGGTGAGGAAATTCTCCGCGAGTTCTGCTACCACTTTGGCGTTGTCGACGTGGAGAAAACCATCAAACACACCAAGGTTCGTCTGGCCGTGATGCCGTACATCACGTCTGAGTTTGTCCCGCGTGGTGCGGGAGACCGGCCTGATCCTGTGCCGGCTGGGTCCACCAACCTGGGCTTCACTGGTCAGTTTGTTGAGACGCCGGATGACTGCGTGTTCACCACCGAGGGCTCAGCACGCACAGGCCAAATGGCAGTCTACGGATTGTTGAACCTCAAGCGCGATATCCCGCCGATCTACCCGGTGCAATACGATATCCGCGCCCTGCTCCATTCAGCTTCCGCGATGAACGACGGGAAACTGCCAGGCGAAAAGCTCTTGCGAAAGTTCTTAAAGAACACCTACTACGAGAACATCATTCCGAAAGGCTCCAGCCACTAGTTCAATTAATTCGAAACCCAGTCCGAGTAACACTGCCCGGTCTGGGTTTCAACGTGCTTACTTTTGAACACTTATTTCCCGTAAAATAAACGATTTGATACACATGAGTTAATTTTCTTGATGTATCAGCCATTTTCGGAAGGCATTCTCGGATGAAAATCAGTTCCCTTGCAAAGTCGATCCCAACTTGGATAGCTGGGCTCAGCCTCGTCACCGGCGTTGGAGTGACAACCGCTATGAGCATCACAAGTGCTCGGGCTGATGATCCGGGAAACTATGTCAGTTTCGGCGATTCGTTGGCTGCCAATCCGAACATGATCCAAATTATGGCCGGACATAATCCTGCATTAGCGGGGGTCTTCAAGACCCCGCCAGTTCCTGACGGCTACTGCGCGACTGGGGAAGATAACTTTGCCAACCGGGTAGCACATGACACCGGTTCTTCAGTACATAATTACGCCTGCTCGGGCGCTCCGGGAGCTCTTCCACACCCGTTTAATTTCCAGTCACAGGTAGATCATGCTGAACGAGATCACTCACTAACTAGTGACACACGGCTCGTCACCATTATTTTCGGTATGAACGACACCTATCAGGACCCCGACGTGGCGAAAACACCTGAGCAGCGGGAAGCTACATTTTTGCAGGGAATGTCGTCCCAAATCGCAAGAGTACATTCGCTAGCACCAAACGCGAAGGTCGTAGTAGTCGGTTACCCGGATCTGACGGATGGGCAGAGCAACCTTTGTCCCATTAATTTCGCGGGCAATGTTTCTCGTGTTCACGTCGATGGGCTTGATCAAACCCAAGCCAACGTAAGAGAATCTCAGAGAAAATTAGCTCAGGACAATGAAGCTATATTCTTGGATATGTCTGCCAGCATCAATGCACAAAACAATAACAACAGCTGTGGTACTGGTGAACGGTTAGCAGCTGCAGACATAGATGAACAAGCACATAACTTATGGGGTCATCTCACTGCGGCGGGGAACCAGTACTATGCGGATAGGATAAAAGAGATTCTCTAGCTTTCTCTCGACCGCATATACGAAATTGTCGGGTTACTCTCGTTTCTCGGAGAGTAACCCGACAATTTGTTTGTAAGAACCCACATCTTGTAAGTAGCTTAAGCAGGCCTG of Corynebacterium kroppenstedtii DSM 44385 contains these proteins:
- a CDS encoding oleate hydratase is translated as MSIYQSTYPTDQFGNRFVQNDMGKYIETRPEVSSDIKDRKAYFVGSGIGNLIAAGYLLRDGQMPGENITFLEQLDVAGGSFDGAGNNQEGFIARGGREMGQHFECFWDIMKDVPAIEMPAPHTVLDEFNKVNEEDPNISNCRIISNQAQTRLKNPKLELSKKAQLQIVKLLLAKEEDTYYKTIEDWFGKDFLESNFYTLWRSMFAFQDYQSLTEMKRYFHRFLQYLPGFSDFSCLRFSKYNQFTSFIEPLRNFLKEKGVKFQYGTCVKDLDIDVKGSSFTVTGIVTNKETIPTRSQDIVIVTNGSLTESTGYGDMNTVPEFKKTPGPAWSLWKNIAEKAPNCGRPERFCSDPESTVWESISFNFYDGYDNPFTQKLKELTHRDVFNGRAVTAGIITAQDSPWLCSLTVHRQPQFPGQQDGLCVAWAYGLHWWKKGTVTGKPMLECTGEEILREFCYHFGVVDVEKTIKHTKVRLAVMPYITSEFVPRGAGDRPDPVPAGSTNLGFTGQFVETPDDCVFTTEGSARTGQMAVYGLLNLKRDIPPIYPVQYDIRALLHSASAMNDGKLPGEKLLRKFLKNTYYENIIPKGSSH
- a CDS encoding GDSL-type esterase/lipase family protein, encoding MKISSLAKSIPTWIAGLSLVTGVGVTTAMSITSARADDPGNYVSFGDSLAANPNMIQIMAGHNPALAGVFKTPPVPDGYCATGEDNFANRVAHDTGSSVHNYACSGAPGALPHPFNFQSQVDHAERDHSLTSDTRLVTIIFGMNDTYQDPDVAKTPEQREATFLQGMSSQIARVHSLAPNAKVVVVGYPDLTDGQSNLCPINFAGNVSRVHVDGLDQTQANVRESQRKLAQDNEAIFLDMSASINAQNNNNSCGTGERLAAADIDEQAHNLWGHLTAAGNQYYADRIKEIL